A stretch of the Bacteroidota bacterium genome encodes the following:
- the smpB gene encoding SsrA-binding protein SmpB, giving the protein MENAVITIKNKKASFEYFLLETFTAGIQLTGTEIKSIRIGKVSLADSYCDFIEEELFVKNMHIAEYSHGTHYNHEPKRDRKLLLTKRELRKLLNKVKEKGFTIIPVQLYINEKGLAKLDIALAKGKHAYDKRESIKRKDYARDTERFKEE; this is encoded by the coding sequence ATGGAAAATGCGGTTATCACTATAAAAAACAAGAAGGCCTCGTTTGAATATTTTTTACTGGAGACTTTTACTGCCGGCATCCAGCTTACAGGAACAGAAATTAAATCGATTCGCATTGGGAAAGTTAGCCTGGCTGACTCATACTGTGATTTCATTGAAGAAGAGCTTTTTGTTAAAAATATGCATATTGCGGAATATTCCCATGGCACACACTATAACCACGAACCAAAACGCGACAGGAAATTGCTGCTTACCAAACGGGAGCTGCGCAAGCTGCTGAACAAAGTCAAAGAAAAAGGATTCACTATCATTCCTGTGCAGCTCTATATCAATGAAAAAGGACTTGCCAAACTGGACATTGCCCTGGCCAAAGGAAAACATGCTTATGACAAGAGGGAGTCGATTAAACGAAA